The Saccharopolyspora gregorii genomic interval CAACTTCTTCGGTCTCGGCGGGGACAGCGTGCAGGCGATCCGGTTCATCGAGCTGGCCCGCCGCGAGCTGGACGTGGAGCTGGAGCTGGCGCAGCTGTTCATCACCCCCACCGTCCGATCGCTCGCCGAGCACGTGGCGGAACTCGGCACCGAGGAGGTCGTGGAAGGAGCCATCTGACCGCCGCTGAGTTGCGCAGCACCGGGGTGGCGGAAGCTCGGCGGTTTGCTCGCTGCCGGCTTTCCCGGTGCGGCCGCGATTCCGACTTAGCACGGCGACATCGCCGTCCTCGCGGGGGAACCGCTGAGGACCCGCGGGTGGTCCGGTTGCGCCGGTGGCCGTCAGCCGCTGCGGGGCTCGTCGTCCAGCAGCCGGGACATCGCGGCGCTCGCCTTGAGGCCGGAACCCGTCAGCACCGCGACGACGGTGTCGTCCGGGCCGAGCAGCCCGTCCCGGGCGAAGCGCGCGATGGCCGGTACCACCTGGGCGCTGGTCGGCTCGGCGTACAGGCCGGTCCCGGCGAGTTCGAGGGTCGCCGGGCGCAGTTCCCGCTCCGGCACGGCGGTGGCCGCTCCGCCGCTGTCCCGGAGCGCGCGCAGCACCTCCCGGTCGCGGACCGGGCGGGCGATGGCGGTGCCCTCGGCGATCGTGCCCGGCCAGTCGGCGTCCTCGACGTGATCCGCCCCGGCGGCGAAGGCGCGCACCAGCGGGCTGCACCGCTCGGGCTGCGCGACCAGCAAGCGCGGCACCCGGTCGATCTGCCCCGCGCGCCGCAGTTCGGCGAACCCCGCGGCGCAACCCAGCACCAGGCTGCCCGAGCCGGCGGGGACGACGACCGCGGTGGGCGCGCGGAACCCGAGATCTTCCCAGATCTCGTAGGCGATCAGCTTGATGCCGTCCAAAAACGCGGGATGCCAGTTGTGGCCGGCGTAGCACCGCCGCGCAGAACGGCGCACCGCCTCGTCCGCGGTGCGCTGCCTGCCGCCGGGGACCAGGTCGACGGTGGCACCGTGGACGCGGCTCTGCAGCACCTTGTCCGGTGACGTGGAGTCCGGGGCGAGGATCCGCGCGTCGATGCCCGCCGCCGCGCAGTAGGCGGCGACCGAGGAACCGCCGTTCCCGCTGGAGTCCGCCAGCACCGCGCGCACGCCCTGCGCCCGCACCGTGCTGATCAGGACCGAGACGCCGCGGTCCTTGAAGCTGGCCGTCGGGTTGCTCGCCTCGACCTTCACCGCGACGTCCAGCCCCGCGAAGCGCCGCGGCAGCAGCGG includes:
- a CDS encoding threonine synthase, with the translated sequence MGDEPHLVDRSGRRYRIDEPRWRGADGSPLLVAPLPGIGREQVDTGVGSQWRYAAALAQPHLAPVSLGEGRTPLLPRRFAGLDVAVKVEASNPTASFKDRGVSVLISTVRAQGVRAVLADSSGNGGSSVAAYCAAAGIDARILAPDSTSPDKVLQSRVHGATVDLVPGGRQRTADEAVRRSARRCYAGHNWHPAFLDGIKLIAYEIWEDLGFRAPTAVVVPAGSGSLVLGCAAGFAELRRAGQIDRVPRLLVAQPERCSPLVRAFAAGADHVEDADWPGTIAEGTAIARPVRDREVLRALRDSGGAATAVPERELRPATLELAGTGLYAEPTSAQVVPAIARFARDGLLGPDDTVVAVLTGSGLKASAAMSRLLDDEPRSG